The Gasterosteus aculeatus chromosome 8, fGasAcu3.hap1.1, whole genome shotgun sequence genome has a window encoding:
- the s1pr4 gene encoding sphingosine 1-phosphate receptor 4, whose product MSVFSSFTSSSSCPQLYHLPSYPGNTTLSNATTAANDVNHVILRHYNHTGRLQNRTTSDPHNYISASMAVFLFFSIFIILENLLVLVAVISRIAHSRRWVYVCIANITLSDLLTGAAYLVNICMSGSQTFRLTPALWLFREGVLFVALAASIFSLLLIAVERYTTMIKPLPQKAAKKTYCRIYGLVALCWILAMVIGFLPLLGWNCVCSLDGCSTLLPLYSKSYIFFSLIIFFLILLAIGVLYGAIYCHVHKSAQLGSLRSRKRSLDLLRTVITIVGVFMLCWGPLFLLLMVDFFCDSRQCALLFSADFCISLAVLNSGLNPVIYALGSSDMRKAIAKLLCSCCLKAGLCRPDTFTSKETSSTSGSRRDSLRNSFNKVRNLSVASPPATPSKPRKAPKKYRLSSTTSCLSVSSG is encoded by the coding sequence atgagtgtcttctcctccttcacctcctcctcttcctgccccCAACTGTACCACTTACCCAGTTACCCCGGCAACACCACCTTATCGAACGCCACCACCGCAGCCAACGACGTCAACCATGTGATCCTGCGTCATTATAACCACACGGGGCGCCTGCAGAACAGAACCACCTCGGACCCGCATAACTACATCAGTGCCTCCATGgccgtcttcctcttcttcagtaTCTTCATCATCTTGGAGAATCTCCTGGTGCTGGTGGCCGTCATCTCCCGCATCGCCCACAGCCGGCGCTGGGTTTACGTCTGCATTGCCAACATCACGCTCAGTGACCTCCTCACCGGCGCTGCCTACCTGGTCAACATCTGCATGTCCGGCAGCCAGACGTTTCGCCTCACGCCGGCCCTCTGGCTCTTCAGGGAAGGGGTGCTGTTTGTGGCCCTGGCTGCGTCCATATTCAGTTTGCTGCTGATCGCTGTGGAGCGTTACACCACCATGATAAAGCCCTTGCCCCAGAAGGCAGCGAAGAAGACCTACTGCAGGATCTATGGCTTGGTGGCGCTATGCTGGATTTTGGCGATGGTGATTGGCTTTCTCCCCTTGTTGGGCTGGAACTGCGTGTGCAGCCTGGACGGATGCTCCACGCTACTTCCTCTCTACTCCAAGTCCTacatctttttctctctcatcatcttcttcctcatcctcctggcCATCGGCGTGCTCTACGGGGCCATCTACTGCCACGTGCACAAGAGTGCACAGCTGGGCTCCCTGCGCAGTCGCAAGCGCTCTTTGGATCTGCTCAGGACTGTGATCACCATAGTTGGAGTCTTCATGCTGTGCTGGGGGCCACTGTTCCTGCTGTTAATGGTGGACTTCTTCTGCGACTCCCGGCAGTGTGCGCTGCTGTTCAGCGCTGACTTTTGCATCTCCCTGGCGGTCTTGAACTCTGGCCTGAACCCCGTCATCTACGCCTTGGGCAGCAGCGATATGAGGAAGGCCATCGCTAAGctgctgtgcagctgctgtctgAAGGCCGGTCTCTGTCGCCCAGACACCTTCACATCCAAGGAGACCAGCAGCACCTCAGGGAGCAGGAGGGACAGTCTGAGGAACAGTTTTAACAAGGTCAGGAACCTGAGCGTGGCCTCTCCACCAGCGACTCCAAGCAAGCCTCGCAAGGCACCCAAAAAATATAGGCTGAGCTCCACCACCAGCTGCCTGTCAGTTTCAAGCGGTTAA